DNA sequence from the Pogoniulus pusillus isolate bPogPus1 chromosome 7, bPogPus1.pri, whole genome shotgun sequence genome:
tgggcagcacactccaatgcctgaccactcttgctgggcaaaaatgttttctaatgtccaacctaaacctactcagagcttgaggctgtttcctcttgttctgtcactatttacctgtgagaagagactttcccccttcccctgtAACATCCCAAATTGCTATTTTCCACTTATCTCCTTCTTTACTGAGGAGGAAACAGAGCTAAAACACTGGCTGATAGTTGGCagaaattattttggttggttttgtacTGGTGCTTCCTGAAAATTGAAGCTGAAACAGCAGactcaaaattaatattgattaACACCAAGCCATGAGATCAGGTAAAGACATAACTGACTGGCACTTGATTGGTTCCACACTTCCTTAACAAGTGACTCCAGTACATGGAATATGGCTATGGCTTCACAGTGGCAAAGTGACTAAAGGAAATGTTAAGTGTTTAGACTGGCAATGCAAGAACATTTCACAGGCAACTTTGGCCACAGAACAAACAGTGCAGGCTGAGGTTACAGAAGCATCCAATGATTTTGAGGTTTCAGTTTCCAGGTGTActataaataaaaagaaagtagCCTTCTGTATTACCTGCTGCCTTCTTTTCCTGCCCCACCATGAACTGGGGTGTTATGAGTCATGGCCAAGATAagtaatttttattatttttcaaaATGAACTCTAAGTTAAAGCACAGATTCACACTACAACATTTACTCCAAATCAAAATAGTAGTACTTTTCAGTAAAAGTGTACAAATATTGTATGCTGAGTGCTGCCACCAGGCTACAATTCATCACAGTGATTCTGAGAGTCTACAGAGTATGAAGTATTCAGAGAAGTGAAGTGAAAATGGGAAGCAGAAGTCCTTAACTAGAGGAATTCAAGAGATGTGTTGGGACAATTTTATTTTAGAGAAAATAACCCTCAGACTCATATTGGAACATTTACTAACGCCTCAACTTGAAGGGATTAATATTGAAGCCTATTGTAATGTCTCTGACATTCCAGTTACAGCAAGACAAATAAAACCAAGTCTAATGGCAATAAAATAAAGACAAATACCTGATGTAGACAGTGCAAAAGACTCTGAAAGGTGCCTCTTGAAAGGTGGTTTCTGCTTGTCAAGCTTGCTGTGCAAAGTCACATTCCCCTGATTGTTGCTTCCTTCCAAACCCTGCAGAGTAACTCCGATGGCAGAATGACCCCCTGGATTTTCAGGCCTTAGCTGAAGAGCACCCTGAGAACTGTTAATCTTTCTGAATTTAAATTTTGAAGGCACAAGGGACGTTCTGTTACCAGAACTGTTACTTGGTGTTTTTCTCACATTACACAAAAGATCTGGGTTGTCTAACATTTTTCTGCTAAAACTGTCTACTGCATTAACAGCACTTACTTCAGAGCCTGCTGGCACAGAATTTGACCTGTACCACTTTCCAGAAACGTTTTTTGTACTATCTTCAGAAGCAGCTTGATGAGAGTTTTGAAACAACGCAAATTTACGCTCCATGGAAGTACCTGAGACCACAGTGACAGGGCTTGAGACACTTTTACAGTTCACCACCTGCCCTGTTGTGGCTAGTCCACGTGCAACCTTTGATGAATTCCTACAGGAAGCATTTAGTGAGAATGCTTCCTGTTTTGCACTTGTCTTTTGTACCAAGAGGTCAGGTAGTCCTTGTTTAgatgctgggaagctgcagtcaGCATCTGATCTGGAATTATTACTGGCTCCTTGCACAGTTTTAGCTCTTTCATTTCCTTGTTTAACACCCTGGTCCTGATTCTGCTTCTCTATATCATCACACACCTGATACAACAATTCATCGTCCTCACAGTTTGCATCCCAAAGGCTATCAGATTCACAAAACATATCTAACACCTCATCAGAGAATTTGGGTTCATTCCAGTCATCAAATGACAGAGGGCATTTCTTTGGTATTTCAACTTGATTTAAGCAATCTCTGTTAGCTTGGTTAACCACTTTAGTACCATCACTGGGTTTTGCATGGGTAGAAACAGTGGATGACTGACAAAAAACATTGTCTGTGTTCTTCCCAGGTTTTTCAGTCCATTGTTTATGAGGATGAGatctggaaggaggaagagggtcACTTTTAGGCTGAACAGTTTCATTCCCATGCTTCACTTTAGCTTGAGTTGAAACAAGAGTATGGCTCAAATTACTGCTTTGGGCACTTTTCCAGACAGAATTTATTTTATCTGGCTTAACATCGCATTTGCCATGAAAGGCTGTAGGCTCTGCCTTTGAATTTTCTCTCTTGTATGGCTTTTGTAAAGAAAGAGATTTTACAGTATTTTGTGTGTTTCTACTACAATTTTTGAAAGGTGAAGACTGCAAACTGTTAGATTTGTGTACACTCTCCAAAGAAGTTCCTGAATTGCAGCTACTTCTGTCCTTTGTTCTGGTAGCGTCACTGAAATCTTGCACTGGTGCATCTGTAGGAATTAGTGGTGCTTCTTCAGTGCTTATCAACTCAGGATTTTGAGTTATTTGCATCACAAAAGAGTCATCTGCCAATAAATCTGTATCCCAGTCATCAAAATCATCATTAAGTACTCCAGGAAGCTTACTAGAGACTGCTAATTGTGTCTTCAAAGAAGGAGGATGtttttttgtcagtgtgtgagtGTTAGGTTTTGGAAAGGTCTTGCTCACACTTCCTAGTCCACACAGAGTATCCTTCTGATGTGCTTCTGAATTACCATTTTGCATGTCTTTAATTTCTTCAGGCAAGTGTTCCTTCTCCAAGATGCCTTTATTTTCTCGGAAACTATTATTTAAAGAAATACTTGATAGTTCTTGGCTCAACTGTCCACTGCACTTCTGGGTGGAACAGTCAAAAAGAGCATGAAGGGCTATTTCTGCCTCAAGGTCTATATTTTCACTGCTGGACTGACAGGGGTCTGCAGCAGGGATGCCAGTGCTCTGGCCAACTGGCTTCAGGGACAGTGCAGTATCTGTGTCAGAAACTTCACCAAGGAGTGATTTCAGGCTCTTCATATGTACTTCATCTTTAGAATTATTTGAAGTGCCTGAGATGGTCTGGATGATGTTGGGACCAAGCTTCTCTTGTTCCTGAACAGCACCTAGCTCCACGAGGTTTTTATCAAATTCCTTAGCCAATTTCATGAGTTCCTCTTCAGGATTTTTTATCTTAAGGTCTCTAAATTAAAAcagacaaagaaacaaacaaaaccaaaatacaaccaaccaaccaaaccaaaacagaaataTCAGACTTACTGAGAAAGTTTAGCTAAGCTCAGTAACAGGACCACATAAGCTCCTCATTCTCTCGTGTAACAACTACAGAGAACATAACTGAATCCCACTGCTTTCTATGTACACTCAGTGAGCACTCCTTTTGATAGTTCTCAAGAAATACTCCATTAAAAAGAGATAATGAGCCTCAAGTTAAAACCATTCTTGTGCTAATGTATAATTAACATGATTCATTACAGGTAAAGGAAAACCACATACCCTCTTGCATGAAAGCCCAGCTGTGATAGGCAAGACAAAGCTGGAACTTACCTTGTACAACTTAACTTTGTCCTAGCTCGCACTTTGACTACTCCAGGTGTACAGGGAATAGCATCCTCACCAATCCACGTCCCTAGAAGTGAGCCTTCATTACAGGCTGCTTTTTCATCCTGAATGATTAGATTTATAATGCTCAGCAATTTGATTTCACATATAGATTGGACTAGATGCACATCCTGCATTAAAATTGCTAAACCAATTAAATTGGATCAGAGTTGGTGAAAGCCACAGATGGGAGCTAAACCAAT
Encoded proteins:
- the ETAA1 gene encoding ewing's tumor-associated antigen 1 isoform X1; translation: MPGSRRKGPSLKPASLRRRSGGGGGSEGGGEEQLPRQRPAEPPTEEAAAAGRAECGAGRGLPAREAPVAPQPSREAAESCLHKTPKRSLSRKSRTPTFSSPINDTDVQQEIFWDPHSPIAHRLGNGKTKQFPSRCAVEISEIVNRIAPQDEKAACNEGSLLGTWIGEDAIPCTPGVVKVRARTKLSCTRDLKIKNPEEELMKLAKEFDKNLVELGAVQEQEKLGPNIIQTISGTSNNSKDEVHMKSLKSLLGEVSDTDTALSLKPVGQSTGIPAADPCQSSSENIDLEAEIALHALFDCSTQKCSGQLSQELSSISLNNSFRENKGILEKEHLPEEIKDMQNGNSEAHQKDTLCGLGSVSKTFPKPNTHTLTKKHPPSLKTQLAVSSKLPGVLNDDFDDWDTDLLADDSFVMQITQNPELISTEEAPLIPTDAPVQDFSDATRTKDRSSCNSGTSLESVHKSNSLQSSPFKNCSRNTQNTVKSLSLQKPYKRENSKAEPTAFHGKCDVKPDKINSVWKSAQSSNLSHTLVSTQAKVKHGNETVQPKSDPLPPSRSHPHKQWTEKPGKNTDNVFCQSSTVSTHAKPSDGTKVVNQANRDCLNQVEIPKKCPLSFDDWNEPKFSDEVLDMFCESDSLWDANCEDDELLYQVCDDIEKQNQDQGVKQGNERAKTVQGASNNSRSDADCSFPASKQGLPDLLVQKTSAKQEAFSLNASCRNSSKVARGLATTGQVVNCKSVSSPVTVVSGTSMERKFALFQNSHQAASEDSTKNVSGKWYRSNSVPAGSEVSAVNAVDSFSRKMLDNPDLLCNVRKTPSNSSGNRTSLVPSKFKFRKINSSQGALQLRPENPGGHSAIGVTLQGLEGSNNQGNVTLHSKLDKQKPPFKRHLSESFALSTSVSVVEQKNRKCSQEEIERKKQEALARRKSRMQASFKDG
- the ETAA1 gene encoding ewing's tumor-associated antigen 1 isoform X2, producing the protein MEKPNSFPVDAQWKFQKLLIALLLRDLKIKNPEEELMKLAKEFDKNLVELGAVQEQEKLGPNIIQTISGTSNNSKDEVHMKSLKSLLGEVSDTDTALSLKPVGQSTGIPAADPCQSSSENIDLEAEIALHALFDCSTQKCSGQLSQELSSISLNNSFRENKGILEKEHLPEEIKDMQNGNSEAHQKDTLCGLGSVSKTFPKPNTHTLTKKHPPSLKTQLAVSSKLPGVLNDDFDDWDTDLLADDSFVMQITQNPELISTEEAPLIPTDAPVQDFSDATRTKDRSSCNSGTSLESVHKSNSLQSSPFKNCSRNTQNTVKSLSLQKPYKRENSKAEPTAFHGKCDVKPDKINSVWKSAQSSNLSHTLVSTQAKVKHGNETVQPKSDPLPPSRSHPHKQWTEKPGKNTDNVFCQSSTVSTHAKPSDGTKVVNQANRDCLNQVEIPKKCPLSFDDWNEPKFSDEVLDMFCESDSLWDANCEDDELLYQVCDDIEKQNQDQGVKQGNERAKTVQGASNNSRSDADCSFPASKQGLPDLLVQKTSAKQEAFSLNASCRNSSKVARGLATTGQVVNCKSVSSPVTVVSGTSMERKFALFQNSHQAASEDSTKNVSGKWYRSNSVPAGSEVSAVNAVDSFSRKMLDNPDLLCNVRKTPSNSSGNRTSLVPSKFKFRKINSSQGALQLRPENPGGHSAIGVTLQGLEGSNNQGNVTLHSKLDKQKPPFKRHLSESFALSTSVSVVEQKNRKCSQEEIERKKQEALARRKSRMQASFKDG